The DNA region ATGTACCAACATGATAGAAATTATCTTCTCTATATGAATTTCCATTACCCTTTTCCTTAAGTGCTAATGCAATACCATAAAAACCATCTTGTGCAATTCTATTATAGAATTGATTGCCAATTTCTTTACTTGTCTTTATTGTTATGTTTTTTCCCTGCAACAGCACTGTATTTGGTATAACAGCTACAGATAGCTCTTTATTTACATTCCATTCTTTCATTCCAATCATCTCCAATCCTTTTAGTTTAACCTTGATTAGTCAGGCAATTCAGTTTATCCTTTGTAGCTCTAAAGTATATTTGTCTTATTAATTTTACATACCCTTACTATTTATTTCATAAGAAACTCTATAAACAAATGGATAAACATTCAGGAGGATTAAATTATACTCCTACCACTGCCTTAACTTCAGGAGCCTTATTTTTCAATTCTGTTTCAATTAAATTTTTCACTGTCATTTGGGAAAATGGGCATCCACTGCATGAACCCTGTAGTTCAACTTTTACAACGCCATCTTCTGTAACGTCTATAAATTTTACATCTCCCCCATCTCTTTGTAATGCTGGACGAATCTCATCTAATACTTCAATAATTTCATTTCTCATTTTTATTCCCCTCACCTTTTAATGATAAATTTATATATATTGCAACAAAGTCTATTCTGTCTGATGTTACTGATTAAATGTACAATATTAATTGCAAATTATATATTTAATTGTGGTAGTTAGTTTTAATTAACCTAACTATATTGTTAAAAAAATTTGTTTAATGCTTTATTTAACTTTTGACAGAAGATCTATTAACGTATTAATTTCATCTTCATTGAGACTTTCAATAATTCTATCTACCACTCTTTTAGTAGTCAATTCGTCAAATCGTGCGATACATTTTCCTCTTTCTGTAAGATGAATATAATAAACTCTACCATCCTTATGACATTTTTGCTTATAAATACAATCTAATTTAATGAACTTCTTTATCATTTCTGTAACTGATGGTTTGGATAAATCTAAAACTTCAGCTAGTTTACTGGTAGTAATACATTCCTGTTGATCAAATTTTTTTAT from Clostridium pasteurianum BC1 includes:
- a CDS encoding NifU family protein → MRNEIIEVLDEIRPALQRDGGDVKFIDVTEDGVVKVELQGSCSGCPFSQMTVKNLIETELKNKAPEVKAVVGV
- a CDS encoding MarR family winged helix-turn-helix transcriptional regulator; the encoded protein is MDINKKLYDTYTQLMKVKGQCSCKLIDELNMSELTLRQIEYIKKFDQQECITTSKLAEVLDLSKPSVTEMIKKFIKLDCIYKQKCHKDGRVYYIHLTERGKCIARFDELTTKRVVDRIIESLNEDEINTLIDLLSKVK